The window ACGGCTCAGGACTCGCTTGATTGAGCAAGAAGGACGCCGCGCAAGCGGTCCAACTCCTGGCGGAGTGCTGCGAGCAATTTCTTGCAATTCCCCCAGTCGTTCCCAGCTACCGAGTGTTCCAAATCGGCGCAGATTTGAACGATAGCACGCGCGCCCAAATTACTAGCGCTACCCCTCAGGGTATGGGCAACGCGTGAAAGCTTTTCCGCATTATGCCCAAGCAGAGCCTGCTCAATATCTTCCAAGCGCCGCGGAGTGTCTTCCAAAAAGGCGTCGATAACCTTTCTCGACAAGCCCGGTGCGCAGGACTCCAGCCCCTTGAGGCTCTCAAACACCTCATCATCAAGTGAGGGTTGAATAGTAACCATGCGCTGTAGGCCGCAAGCGCGCTGATCTATCCGGTTAGCGGTTAGATCTCGTCGGGCTCTTCGGTCTTCGGCTTCATCATCGCGGCGAGCGCTTGGCGGCGTTTTTCGATGATGCTGGGGGTGTCCTTGTGGATTGCGATCAGCTCTTTGAGGTTCTCGATCCCGTCATCGGTGAACGCCATCACCCCGTCTTCACCGACGCCGACGACCCATAGCTGGCCATCCTCGGTGTCCATTTCTTCGGCGACCTCGAACAGCCATTCCTCGTCTTCACCGAACATCTCAGCGACATGGCTGAGAGTGAACACGTGGCTGACTTTGTTGACGTGCCCCATCAAGCCGCCTGCGCCGCAAGGCCTTGCTGTTGCGCAGTCTTCCAGTTCCAGGGCAGCAGCTCATCGAGCCTGTGGGCGGGGTGGGTGGCGATGCGAGCGAGTACATCGGCGAGCCAGGCCTGAGGGTCGACGTCGTTCATCTTGGCAGAGACGATGAGGCTATACATGGCGGCGGCTCGGCGCCCTCCGCGGTCGGACCCACAGAATAACCACGACTTTCTGCCCAATGCGATGCCGCGCAGCGCTCTTTCGGCGGCATTGTTCGAGAGGCAGACGCGGCCATCGTCGAGGAAGCGTGTGAAGGAGGCCCAGCGCTTGAACATGTAGTTCATGGCCTTGGCCAGATCGTGACCGCGGGAGAGCTTGGCGCATTGCTCGCGCATATAGGCTTCCAGATCGGCGACGAGCGGCGCGCTCTGCGCCTGGCGAACAACCTTTCGTTGGTCGGCGTTTTGGCCTTTGATGGAGCGCTCGATCTCGAACAGAGCGTCGATGCGGCGCACGATCTCCATGGCGACGGGCGAGATGACGATCTCCTTCTTTCCGGCCGCTTTGCGCCGCGCGTTCTCCTCAAGATCCGCCATGGCGAAGAACGGGCGCCGGGCATGGACCCAACAGGCCGCTTCCCTGATAAGCCCAGGACTTCGCTCGGGCTCGTAGAGCTTGATGTATCCGCCGAAGGCGTCGGCCTGGAGGATCCCGGTGTATTTGGCCAGATGCGCCTGCGGATGCTCACCACTTCGATCGCGCGAGTAATAAAACATCGCCGCCGGCGGATCTGAGCCGCCGAAGGGGCGGTCGTCCTTCACATAGACCCAGCATCGAGCGACATCGCACTTGCCCAAGGCGAGCACGGGCACGGTGGTGTCGTCGCCATGGAGGCGTTCGGCTGCCATGACGTGGGCTTCCAAGAGCCGCGACAGCGGCTCTAACACCGTGCAGCACGCCCCTACGGCGTCGGCCATGGTCGAGAGGCTGATCGGCACGCCTTCAAGGGCATAGCGCTCGGCCTGACGGTTCAACGGCTGATGCTGGCCGAACTTCTCGTACAGAACCATCGCGAGCAGGCTCGGTCCCGCCCAGCCCCGCGCAATCACATGGAACGGCGCCGGCGCTTGGCTGATTTTCTCGCAATCCCGGCAGGTGAACTTTTCGCGCACCGTCTCGACCACTTTCCACTGGCGCGGCACCGATTCCAGCGTCCGGGTCACGTCTTCGCCGAGCTTGCGCAAGCGATTGCCGCCGCAGCATTCACACGCCGTTGGCGGATCGATCACCACGCGCTGGCGGGGAAGATGATCGGGGAACGTATTGCGTTCGGGGCGCGTGCGCGTAAATCCGCGTACAATTGTCGTCCTGGCGACGGCTCTCTCGGCCGCAAGCTCGTCTTCGGTGGCGTTGGCTTCCAGCTCTTCGAACGTCAGCGCCAACTGGTCGATCAGCCGAGACGAACGCTCTGACCGCTGTCCGTAGATCTGGCGCTCGAGCTTGGCGATCCGTAATTTTTGCTGGGCAATCAGCGCGCTGTCTTCCGATGCCTTCGCATGGGCGACCGCGAGCTCCGCCGCAATATCCAGCGTCTTCGCGCGCTCGGTCGCCAACGCCTCTTTCAGAGCGGCTATGTCGTCGGGAGGGGCGTCGGGAGCCGTGTCCATGCAAACGAGAGAATCATAAATTCAGTGATTTGTGACGCCCTAAAATCCACGTGATCCAATATTTTATTTGGCTCAGCCGGCGCTCTGCGGTCGCCATGTTAGTTGCGGATTTCTCCAGTCGATCCCTTCCAGCATATAAGCCATCTGGGCCGCTGAGACCGACACCGCACCAGCGGATGCTGAGGGCCAGATGAACTTGCCGCGGTCCAGGCGTTTGGCATAGAGCGACATGCCTAACCCGTCATGCCATAAAATCTTGACCAGATCGCCGCGGCGACCCCGGAAGATATAGAGATCGCCGGCATGAGGATCGCGCTTCAAGCCCTCCTGAACCGTCAGGGCCAGACTTTGCATGCCGCGGCGCATGTCGGTGTGGCCGGTGGCGATCCAGACCCTGACGCCGCTCGGGATCGGGATCATCGCCGCCTCAGAAGCTCAAGCACCCGCTGCAGTGCCTCGGCGTCAACATCCCGGTCAACGCGAACGCGACAGCCGCCGCTAAGCTCAATCTCGATTATTCCGACTCTTGCACGCTGCGCAGGAGGCGACGACGGCGGCTGTGGTGTGCACGTCGAGGCCGGAGCCGGCGTAAAGGCGATCTCCACAGGAACAAGCGCCGGCACGGCATCCCCGCTCAGCTGGTCTTCGCGCGCCAACCGGCGCCACGTGAACAATTGGCTCGCAGACAACCCATTGCGCCGAGCCGTCACTGACACCAATCGTGGCCCGCCATAGCTCTCGGCAACGATCCGCTGCTTTTCCTCCAATGTCCAACGGCGTCGAGCGCCCGTCGAGACAACTTCCAGTCGGGAGACCTTCGAATTAGGCGTATGGTCAGTCATACGCCTATGTCTTCACCCTCCATCGCTCCGCGCAAGGCGGCCCTCGCCGGAGCGATACGTTGAATAGACACATTTTGCAGATCGATCTGGGCAGGCGCAGGAACCCACCGCTCAAGGGCGCTTGCGAGTACATCAGCCTTGATAGGTTTCGTGATGTAATCGTTCATCCCTGCGGCAAGTGCCTTTACGCGCGCGTCCGATACGACATCCGCCGTTAGCGCGATGATGGGTATGTGGCGGCTCTGCGACCGACTTTGCCTAATGGTGGTGGCGGCAGTGTAGCCATCCATTTCGGGCATCCGACAGTCCATAAGAACCGCCGAGTACGGAATCCGGGCCGCCGCCTCAACGGCCTCCAGGCCGTTGGCTACGACATCCGCCGAATATCCCAGTGAGCCGAGAATACCGAGGACGACTTGCTGGTTGACAACATTATCCTCGGCGACTAGCAACCGGACCCCGCGCCTATGCATTTGCGTTCGCTGGTCCAAAGGCACCTTGGGCGCTTCATTTGGTGGGCAGCTTCGGATCCCCATGATGCTGGCAAGGATATTGTAGAGCTCGGATTGTCGTGCGGGCTTAGTCAGGCATGCGTCCACGCCCGCGTCGCGCGCTGATTTGGGAAGGTCATGCCCTCCGAGCGACGTTAAAAGCACCAACTTAGTCGAGGAAATCGCTGCATCTGACCGGATTGCGCGTGCCAACGCGAGGCCGTCCATCTCCGGCATCTGCATGTCCATAATTGCAATGTCATACGGCTCTCCCCGCGCCGCTGCAGCCCTCAACATTGTGAGGGCCTGGGATCCGGACTCGACGCTCCCATTGCGCATATGCCAGCCGACTATGTGCTCGTGCAGGATGGCAAGATTTACCGGGTTGTCGTCGACGGCAAGCACCCGCACCCCGCGCAGGTGGTATTCTTGAGGGCTCGAGCTCAGAGCTTCCGGCAACGGCAGCGTGAACCAAAAAGTGCTCCCCTTTCCCGGCTGGCTTTCGACGCCCATTTCGCCGCCCATCAAGCGGACCAAGCGGCTGCAAATGGCGAGGCCTAGCCCTGTCCCCCCGTATTTGCGTGAGGTCGATACATCAGATTGTTCAAAAGCTTCGAAAAGGCGGCCCCGCTGATCCGGCGCGATCCCGATTCCTGTATCTTCTACTTCAAAACGCACTATCGATGCGCCCTCACCACCCGATTGACGCTTGGCTCGCAGCACCACCTCACCACGCTCAGTAAACTTCACGGCATTCGAGGCAAGATTTGTCAAAACTTGCCGGAGCCGAAATGGGTCGCCGCGCATCCGCGGCGGAAGTTCATGCTCCACGAAACTGGCTAATTCTAAATCTTTTTCCGCAGCCCGAACGGCAACGATCGCAGTTACACTTTCAACGATTTCGGATAGGTCGAAGTCGATGATTTCAAGTTCCACCTTACCAGCCTCGATCTTTGAAAAATCCAAGACATCGTTGATCACACTCAAAAGGGCCTCACCGGACTGGCGTACCGTTTCGGCATATCCTCGCTGCTGGTGAGTGAGTGACGTGTCCAGTAAAAGACCGGTCATGCCAATCAGGCCATTCAACGGGGTGCGTATTTCGTGACTCATGCTGCTGAGAAATTCTGATTTCGCGAGACTTCCTTGTTCGGCGATAAGGCGCGCATTTTCGAGTTGCGCATTGCGGAAATAGGCGAACAGCAAACCAATTAGCAGAACCGTTGCGAGCAGGCCGACCGCGAGAATAATTGTGGCTCGGCCATTTTGAGTCACCAGAGCATCGGAGGTCGGCACAGCAACAAGTGTCCATACTTTATCACCAACGGGGAGCACCGTTGACCAATGGATCCGCGCCTCCAGCTCGGCTCGAGTGAAACCGGAAAGCGCGCCAGAGGCAGCACTCGATGTATGCATGTAGATGGGCGGCTCCTGCGGCTGCGCCTTGGGCCCAAAAAAGTAAAAATCCCTATCTCTTGTTGAAGCCCTGGTATTGAAAATACCTTCAATCATCGCGGAAATCTGAAATACGCCCTGCGCAAATCCAACCAGATTGCGGCGGCGGTCTTCGATGGAGGCGTGGGGAAGACCGGGCCGATATACCGGCAATAAAGCAAAGAAACCCCTGCGATCACCCTTTCCCGAGTGAAGAACGACAATGGGAGAAATTGCTAATTCCCCGCTATCACGGGCTTGCTTGACTGTCCTGAGACGTCCCTCCTCAGAACCTAGGTCTAACCCATAAGCGGCTGTGGAGGCTGGATCGTCGGTCGCGAAAAGCAACGGAAAATATTCGTCTCGCTCCGGAGATGGCGACGGCTGTTTACCCAGTGGGTCGACTGCGCGGATGTGGTAGTTGGGTATCCCTTGATGTAATCCATCCGCTTCGTGCGCTGCTCGCCCCTCGCGGGTGACCCGTGCGATCCAAGAGGTACTTAGAATGGACGCATCATGCTCAATCAGTCTTCTCGCAAAGCTCTGAAAATTCGGTAGGTTCACGTCCGGAAATGTTTCGAACAACGCGCGCAGGTCAGAAATTTTGTCGAGGTCCTCAGCAATTGCCGCTTTAATTACTAAAGCGTCCTCAGATGCTTTCCCAACGAACTGTTGTTTTGTAAATTCAAGCTCTATGTGTCTGCTGACAAAAAAAACCGAGTAGTGAAATAGCGATGCCAAAAAGAGCGACGCCTGACATCAGCACAAGACGCCATGAGAGCTGGTTCCTGGTAAACATAAGCGGGCCACCTCGTAGAGGTAAACATATTGTTTACGCTGCCGAAAAAAGGTGTCGATTCGCTTAATTGGTTGGGGATTTCTGTAAGTTCCCTGCCCAAACCTTCCACTCCAAGCAAGTCCCAGTCCAGCACCCCAACAAATTGTCGGATGAGAAGCGCAAGACTCTGTTTGCAGAACTGGAAGCTGTGCTGAGCGCATGATCGTTATGCCGCACAAAAGGTGCTTGTCCGATCATTCCGTGCGGAAGGGGCCCGGCATGAACCTTCCCGGAATAGAGATCCAGCTTAGCAATCTGAGGCGGCGTCAATCCGGGACTGGGCGAAACAAGCCTAGGAAGCGAGCGAAGACGTGCCTCAACCGACCCGCCCGCCATTCTTATTTGTTCCGCCCGCTTCCGACGGGAAAATTACACTGCGATTTCAATAACATAAGAGTTCGCAGTTTTATTCTGAATGGCGCGCCAAATTTCGACCATTCAGAATAAAACTGCGAACCCCGCGACTGCGCCAGCGCCATCGACCTTCGCGAGTTTCCGGCAGTAACCGCAAAGCGAAAATCACGGCTGGCTGGTCTTCTTTTTTACAGTTCGATCCTTACGCCGCACAGCGGCTACCGACACGCCGACAACATCATCGCCGGACGCTCATTGACCGGCCATGCGATCGCCCTATGAATGCCGACTCGGTGGGCTCCGAACGGGTTCGAACCCATCCCCATCCCCACCACCGCGCTTCTCCACCGTGGTGGCTTGCCAACGACGAGCCATCGTTCCAAATTGGGTTCGGGGAAGAGATCTGTCCGCAAATGGTGCTCTCGGCGACGGAACAGATGATGCGACGATCCGCATGAAACCGCAGCCGGAACCATCAAGCCGGGAAGTTCTCGCGGGCCTTGTTGAGCGCGTCACATACCACAACGACGGGAATGGCTACTGCGTTTTGCGGATCAAGGCGCGCGGCCACCGCGAACTGGTCACTGTAGTCGGGCACGCCGCGGTGATCTCCGCTGGCGAGTGGATTACCGCATCGGGCGAATGGGTCAATGACCGCACCCATGGCCAACAGTACAGGGCGAAGTTCTTAAAGACCTCGGAACCGACATCACTCGACGGCATCGAGAAATACCTCGGCTCCGGGATGATCCGCGGCATCGGGCCAGTCTATGCCAAGAAGCTGGTGCGCGCCTTCGGTGAGAAGGTGTTCGATACCATCGAGGCGGAGCCCGAACGCCTGCGCGAGGTAACGGGCATCGGCCCGGTTCGGGCCAACCGGATCACAGCCGCCTGGGCCGAACAGAAGATCGTTCGCGAAATCATGGTCTTCCTGCACAGCAATGGCGTCGGCACGGCGCGGGCGGTGCGCATCTATAAGACCTATGGCGCGGACGCCGTACAGGTCATGACCGAGAACCCCTACCGCCTCGCGCGTGACATTCGCGGCATCGGCTTCAAGACTGCCGACGCGATCGCGATGAAACTCGGCATCGAGAAGACCGCAATGATCCGGGTTCGGGCCGGAATCTCCTATGCGCTGACCGAGGCGATGGACGAAGGGCACTGCGGTTTGCCGACGGATGAACTGGTGCCGCTTGCCGAGAAGCTGCTTGAGGTCCCGGTGGAACTAGTGCGCATCGCGCTTGATCTCGAACGGACAGAAGGCACGGTCATCGCGGACAGTGTAGGCGAAACGTCCTGCGTATTTCTGGCGGGCCTGCATCGGGCGGAGCGCTCGATTGCCGAGCGGCTGATCCGGCTTGCGAATGGCACACTGCCCTGGCCCTGGATCAATCCAGACAAGGCACTGCCTTGGGTCGAGGAACGGATCGGGCTTACCCTTGCCGAAAGCCAGGTGGCTGCGATCCGGCTCGCATTGATGTCCAAAGCGTTGGTCATGACCGGCGGTCCTGGTGTCGGCAAGACCACCATCGTCAAAGGTATTCTCCGCATTCTCGCAGCAAAGGGGGTAAGGCTCCTGCTATGCGCGCCGACCGGCCGCGCCGCCAAGCGCATGACCGAGGCGACCGGTTTTGAGGCCAGGACGATCCACCGGCTGCTGGAGGTTGACCCCAAGGGCGGCGGCTTCAAGCGCGGCGAAGACAATCCGCTCGACTGCGACCTGCTTGTTGTCGATGAAGCCTCAATGGTAGACGTCATGCTGATGCAGTCACTCATCAAGGCAGTGCCAGACAAGTCTGCCCTTTTGATCGTCGGCGACATCGACCAGCTTCCTTCGGTTGGGCCAGGTCAAGTGCTGGCCGACGTCATCTCATCCGGTGCTGTGCCGGTGGTGCGTCTCACCGAGGTGTTCCGGCAGGCCGCGCAAAGCCGCATCATCATCAGCGCACATCGCATCAATCACGGGGTCATCCCCGATCTCAGCCTGCCCGGCACGGATAGCGATTTCTACTTCGTGCAAGCGGACGATCCAGAAACCGCCGTACAGCGCATCATCGAGTTGGTGAAGACACGGATCCCCAATCGCTTCGGCCTCGACCCAATTCGGGACATTCAGGTTCTGTGTCCAATGAACCGGAGCGGCGTCGGTGCGCGCTCGCTAAACATCGAACTGCAGACGGCTCTGAACCCCGCCGGCGAGCGCAAGGTCGAGCGCTTCGGTTGGACGTTCGCGCCCGGCGACAAAGTGATGCAGATCGAAAACGATTACGACAAGGAGGTCTATAACGGCGACATCGGCTATATCGACGATGTTAGTTCCGAAGACAGCGAACTCACCGCAAGCTTCGACGGCCGCACGGTCATTTATGGGTTTGGTGAGCTCGACACACTGGTGCCGGCCTACGCAGCAACCATCCATAAGAGCCAGGGTTCGGAATACCCCGCCGTTGTGATCCCGGTGATGACGCAGCATTATACCATGCTGCAGCGAAACCTGCTCTATACCGGCGTCACCCGGGGCAAGAAGCTGGTCGTGCTGGTCGGTCAGAAGAAGGCCGTCGCCATCGCGGTTCGCAACGTTTCGGGGCGAAGGCGGTGGTCGAAATTGAACGAGTGGCTGGCGTCAAGAATGCCGTCGATGCCGAGAAGATGAGGGCCGACTATGAATGTACGCAAAGCGCATAAGATTTGGATCGAACAGTGCGATGCGGCTCAAACGATCAAGGCACGATTCGGGCTCACGGCGGCCTTCGACTACCTTGTCGGTGAGAAGTTGATGAGTTTTGCCAGTGCTGCCTCCAGACATCCCGACTTCGCGCGGGAACTGCCGCGGTTTGTTTCCGAGGTGAGACGCATGTTCACGCCGGATGAGATTGGCGCAAAGTTGGCGCAAATCGAGCTTTCGCAAAGCGAAAGGAACGTTGATGTTTTGGAAGATGATGATTTTCTTCGTGAGGGTCCGGCCGCAGTCGCGGAGTGCGTTCAGCAGTTCATGCTGGTCAAGGAATTGCTGACCGCGCCCATGCTCGGTACTTCGTGACAGAATGGCGAATTACTTCTCGATGTGGCGCGCCGCTCACCACCAAAATC is drawn from Nitrobacteraceae bacterium AZCC 2146 and contains these coding sequences:
- a CDS encoding hypothetical protein (product_source=Hypo-rule applied), encoding MNVRKAHKIWIEQCDAAQTIKARFGLTAAFDYLVGEKLMSFASAASRHPDFARELPRFVSEVRRMFTPDEIGAKLAQIELSQSERNVDVLEDDDFLREGPAAVAECVQQFMLVKELLTAPMLGTS
- a CDS encoding transposase (product_source=KO:K07484; cog=COG3436; ko=KO:K07484; pfam=PF03050,PF13005,PF13007,PF13817) codes for the protein MDTAPDAPPDDIAALKEALATERAKTLDIAAELAVAHAKASEDSALIAQQKLRIAKLERQIYGQRSERSSRLIDQLALTFEELEANATEDELAAERAVARTTIVRGFTRTRPERNTFPDHLPRQRVVIDPPTACECCGGNRLRKLGEDVTRTLESVPRQWKVVETVREKFTCRDCEKISQAPAPFHVIARGWAGPSLLAMVLYEKFGQHQPLNRQAERYALEGVPISLSTMADAVGACCTVLEPLSRLLEAHVMAAERLHGDDTTVPVLALGKCDVARCWVYVKDDRPFGGSDPPAAMFYYSRDRSGEHPQAHLAKYTGILQADAFGGYIKLYEPERSPGLIREAACWVHARRPFFAMADLEENARRKAAGKKEIVISPVAMEIVRRIDALFEIERSIKGQNADQRKVVRQAQSAPLVADLEAYMREQCAKLSRGHDLAKAMNYMFKRWASFTRFLDDGRVCLSNNAAERALRGIALGRKSWLFCGSDRGGRRAAAMYSLIVSAKMNDVDPQAWLADVLARIATHPAHRLDELLPWNWKTAQQQGLAAQAA
- a CDS encoding signal transduction histidine kinase/DNA-binding response OmpR family regulator (product_source=COG0642/COG0745; cath_funfam=1.10.287.130,3.30.565.10,3.40.50.2300; cog=COG0642,COG0745; pfam=PF00072,PF00512,PF02518,PF03924; smart=SM00387,SM00388,SM00448,SM01079; superfamily=52172,55874; transmembrane_helix_parts=Inside_1_306,TMhelix_307_329,Outside_330_889), coding for MASLFHYSVFFVSRHIELEFTKQQFVGKASEDALVIKAAIAEDLDKISDLRALFETFPDVNLPNFQSFARRLIEHDASILSTSWIARVTREGRAAHEADGLHQGIPNYHIRAVDPLGKQPSPSPERDEYFPLLFATDDPASTAAYGLDLGSEEGRLRTVKQARDSGELAISPIVVLHSGKGDRRGFFALLPVYRPGLPHASIEDRRRNLVGFAQGVFQISAMIEGIFNTRASTRDRDFYFFGPKAQPQEPPIYMHTSSAASGALSGFTRAELEARIHWSTVLPVGDKVWTLVAVPTSDALVTQNGRATIILAVGLLATVLLIGLLFAYFRNAQLENARLIAEQGSLAKSEFLSSMSHEIRTPLNGLIGMTGLLLDTSLTHQQRGYAETVRQSGEALLSVINDVLDFSKIEAGKVELEIIDFDLSEIVESVTAIVAVRAAEKDLELASFVEHELPPRMRGDPFRLRQVLTNLASNAVKFTERGEVVLRAKRQSGGEGASIVRFEVEDTGIGIAPDQRGRLFEAFEQSDVSTSRKYGGTGLGLAICSRLVRLMGGEMGVESQPGKGSTFWFTLPLPEALSSSPQEYHLRGVRVLAVDDNPVNLAILHEHIVGWHMRNGSVESGSQALTMLRAAAARGEPYDIAIMDMQMPEMDGLALARAIRSDAAISSTKLVLLTSLGGHDLPKSARDAGVDACLTKPARQSELYNILASIMGIRSCPPNEAPKVPLDQRTQMHRRGVRLLVAEDNVVNQQVVLGILGSLGYSADVVANGLEAVEAAARIPYSAVLMDCRMPEMDGYTAATTIRQSRSQSRHIPIIALTADVVSDARVKALAAGMNDYITKPIKADVLASALERWVPAPAQIDLQNVSIQRIAPARAALRGAMEGEDIGV
- a CDS encoding hypothetical protein (product_source=Hypo-rule applied), which translates into the protein MGHVNKVSHVFTLSHVAEMFGEDEEWLFEVAEEMDTEDGQLWVVGVGEDGVMAFTDDGIENLKELIAIHKDTPSIIEKRRQALAAMMKPKTEEPDEI
- a CDS encoding transposase (product_source=KO:K07484; cog=COG3436; ko=KO:K07484; pfam=PF05717), producing the protein MIPIPSGVRVWIATGHTDMRRGMQSLALTVQEGLKRDPHAGDLYIFRGRRGDLVKILWHDGLGMSLYAKRLDRGKFIWPSASAGAVSVSAAQMAYMLEGIDWRNPQLTWRPQSAG
- a CDS encoding HPt (histidine-containing phosphotransfer) domain-containing protein (product_source=COG2198; cath_funfam=1.20.120.160; cog=COG2198; pfam=PF01627; superfamily=47226), which encodes MVTIQPSLDDEVFESLKGLESCAPGLSRKVIDAFLEDTPRRLEDIEQALLGHNAEKLSRVAHTLRGSASNLGARAIVQICADLEHSVAGNDWGNCKKLLAALRQELDRLRGVLLAQSSES
- a CDS encoding exodeoxyribonuclease V alpha subunit (product_source=KO:K03581; cath_funfam=1.10.150.20,3.40.50.300; cog=COG0507; ko=KO:K03581; pfam=PF13538,PF13604,PF14490,PF18335; smart=SM00278,SM00382; superfamily=47781,52540; tigrfam=TIGR01448), whose translation is MKPQPEPSSREVLAGLVERVTYHNDGNGYCVLRIKARGHRELVTVVGHAAVISAGEWITASGEWVNDRTHGQQYRAKFLKTSEPTSLDGIEKYLGSGMIRGIGPVYAKKLVRAFGEKVFDTIEAEPERLREVTGIGPVRANRITAAWAEQKIVREIMVFLHSNGVGTARAVRIYKTYGADAVQVMTENPYRLARDIRGIGFKTADAIAMKLGIEKTAMIRVRAGISYALTEAMDEGHCGLPTDELVPLAEKLLEVPVELVRIALDLERTEGTVIADSVGETSCVFLAGLHRAERSIAERLIRLANGTLPWPWINPDKALPWVEERIGLTLAESQVAAIRLALMSKALVMTGGPGVGKTTIVKGILRILAAKGVRLLLCAPTGRAAKRMTEATGFEARTIHRLLEVDPKGGGFKRGEDNPLDCDLLVVDEASMVDVMLMQSLIKAVPDKSALLIVGDIDQLPSVGPGQVLADVISSGAVPVVRLTEVFRQAAQSRIIISAHRINHGVIPDLSLPGTDSDFYFVQADDPETAVQRIIELVKTRIPNRFGLDPIRDIQVLCPMNRSGVGARSLNIELQTALNPAGERKVERFGWTFAPGDKVMQIENDYDKEVYNGDIGYIDDVSSEDSELTASFDGRTVIYGFGELDTLVPAYAATIHKSQGSEYPAVVIPVMTQHYTMLQRNLLYTGVTRGKKLVVLVGQKKAVAIAVRNVSGRRRWSKLNEWLASRMPSMPRR